The Thermodesulfobacteriota bacterium DNA segment GGCCGGGTGGCGGAGGAGCTCGTTCGCGGGGAGCTGACCACCGGAGCGGGAAACGACCTGGAGCGCGCAACGACGCTCGCCCGGAAGATGGTCTGCGAATGGGGGATGAGCGACAAGCTCGGCCCCGTGACCTTCGGGCAGAAGCAGGAGGCCATCTTCCTGGGCAGGGACTTCACCCGCCACCAGGATTACAGCGAGGCGACGGCGAGGGATATCGACCAGGAGGTTCACGGAATCGTGACCTCCTGCTACGAACGGGCGAGGACTCTGCTGCGGAACCATCTCGCGGTGCTGCACAACGTCGCCCAGACTCTCCTGGAGAAGGAAGTGGTGGACGGGGCGGAGATCCAGCGGATCATCGAGGCCGGGATCGGCCCCGGCGGAACGCCGGAAGAAGCGGGGGCGCCCGCCTGAGCGGGTTCCGCATCCCCGTTCCCGGGGGACGGCTCGACCTGTCGGGCCCTCCGGCGATCATGGGGATCCTGAACCTCACGCCGGATTCCTTCTCGGACGGCGGCTCCTACGGCACGGTCGAAGAGGCGGTGGAGCGGGCCTTGAGGATGGTTTCCGAAGGCGCCGCGATCGTCGATGTCGGGGGGGAATCCACCCGGCCCGGCTCGGAGCCGGTGACCGCGGAAGAGGAGCTTCGGCGCGTCCTCCCGGCGCTCCGGAAGCTTTCCGGGGCGACGAAGGCCCTTCTCTCGATCGACACGACGAAGGCGGCCGTCGCCCGCGAAGCGATCGCCGCGGGGGCGTCGATCGTCAACGACACGAGCGCGATGGCGGACGACCCGGAGATGGCGGGCGTCGTCAGGGATTCCGGATGCGCGTTGGTGCTGATGCACCGCAGGGGCCTCCCCGCGACGATGCAGCGCAACCCCCACTACGAGTCGCTGTTCGATGAGCTGATCCCGGAACTCTCCGCAAGGATCGAATTCGCCGTGGAGGCGGGAATCGACCGGGAGAGGATCCTCGTCGATCCGGGGATCGGATTCGGCAAGCGACTCGAGGACAACCTCGCCCTGCACCGGCACCTCGGGAAGCTTCGGGTCCTCGGAAGGCCGATCGTCTTCGGCTCGTCCCGGAAGGGATTCATCGGGACCCTGACGGGAACCGATCCGCGGGAAAGGGTCTTCGGCACGGCCGCGTCCGTGGCGGCGGCGGTGATGAACGGGGCGCACGTCCTGCGCGTCCACGACGTGAAGGAGATGCGACAGGTGATCCAGGTGGCCGCGGCCATTCGGGGGGACGCGGAGTGATCGACGGGCTGCTTTCCATCCGCGCCGTGGACGTCCTCGACATCCTCCTGGTTTCCTTCATCATCTACTGGATCCTCCTTTTCATCCGCGGGACGCGGGCCGTCCAGATGCTCATCGGACTGGTGGTCCTGATGGGCCTTTACGCCGTCTCCAGGAAATTCGGGATGGTGACCTTCCAGTGGCTCGTCGGCAACTTCCTCGGGAACCTCCTCGTCGTCCTCGTGGTCGTCTTCCAGAGCGAGATCCGCCGCGCGCTGGCCAAGATCGGGCAGTGGAGGCTGGCCGGAGGAAGGGGGAGGACGCCTGACCAGGAAGTGATCAACGAGGTGGTGGAATGCGCCTTCCTCCTGGCGCGCAGCCGCACCGGCGCGATCCTGCTGCTCGAGCGGGAAATCGGCCTCGAGGAGTATGTGGAGCACGGCAGGAAGCTGGACGCCATATTCTCCTGCGAGCTGGCGGAGTCGATCTTCAACGAGGGGTCCCCAATCCACGACGGCGCGGCGGTCATCCGGGGGAACCGCGTCGAGGCCGCGGGAATCATCCTGCCCATCCCTCCGCCCTCGAAGGAGACGCAGGGGATGGGGACCCGGCACCGCGCCGCATTCGGGGCCGCGTCCGAGACCGACGCCGCGGTCGTCGTCGTGTCCGAGGAGACCGGGAACGTCACGCTGTTCAACAACCGCCTCGTCCGGAGGGCCGACTCTCCGGAAGAGCTCAGCGACATGCTCC contains these protein-coding regions:
- the cdaA gene encoding diadenylate cyclase CdaA, coding for MIDGLLSIRAVDVLDILLVSFIIYWILLFIRGTRAVQMLIGLVVLMGLYAVSRKFGMVTFQWLVGNFLGNLLVVLVVVFQSEIRRALAKIGQWRLAGGRGRTPDQEVINEVVECAFLLARSRTGAILLLEREIGLEEYVEHGRKLDAIFSCELAESIFNEGSPIHDGAAVIRGNRVEAAGIILPIPPPSKETQGMGTRHRAAFGAASETDAAVVVVSEETGNVTLFNNRLVRRADSPEELSDMLQALYRGDGGADGGV
- the folP gene encoding dihydropteroate synthase gives rise to the protein MGILNLTPDSFSDGGSYGTVEEAVERALRMVSEGAAIVDVGGESTRPGSEPVTAEEELRRVLPALRKLSGATKALLSIDTTKAAVAREAIAAGASIVNDTSAMADDPEMAGVVRDSGCALVLMHRRGLPATMQRNPHYESLFDELIPELSARIEFAVEAGIDRERILVDPGIGFGKRLEDNLALHRHLGKLRVLGRPIVFGSSRKGFIGTLTGTDPRERVFGTAASVAAAVMNGAHVLRVHDVKEMRQVIQVAAAIRGDAE
- a CDS encoding cell division protein FtsH is translated as GRVAEELVRGELTTGAGNDLERATTLARKMVCEWGMSDKLGPVTFGQKQEAIFLGRDFTRHQDYSEATARDIDQEVHGIVTSCYERARTLLRNHLAVLHNVAQTLLEKEVVDGAEIQRIIEAGIGPGGTPEEAGAPA